A window of the Aquificaceae bacterium genome harbors these coding sequences:
- a CDS encoding TolC family protein: protein MRFIVLLFVSLKLVFALSLEEAVELAIKNNTSMRLSILDLQKAEENIRKAKAGILPQVSFSYSYARLGGDLAFGFTPKNRHSYLLQLDQAVFNRAVFEGLRLAKDQRELQELIYEDVKREVEFQTKQFFYSLLYKKEVIKLLEENLRFWEENYRQTEGKFQAGIVPKVELVRAKAQLENAKAQLENAIADYKKSLEDFKAFLRYEGELEIQGELQRGELRQEDLKVSLENNSTLRVARKNLEVFQRVVEVQRSQYYPTLDLFATYQGNTARIGGRDTMVEGYTFGVRLNYNIFDGFAREASIAQARIDLLRQMENLKDTEEKLKAELNKTLLDIRALDAQIKATELALESAKESLRLSKERYRFGVGTQLEVLDAVSNYNNTLQNYYFLLYLYNTALARLERLIR, encoded by the coding sequence ATGAGGTTTATTGTATTGCTCTTTGTAAGTCTAAAGCTGGTCTTTGCCCTAAGCCTTGAGGAAGCTGTGGAGCTTGCCATAAAAAACAACACTTCCATGAGGCTTTCTATCCTTGACCTTCAAAAGGCGGAGGAAAACATAAGGAAAGCCAAGGCGGGTATACTGCCTCAGGTAAGTTTCTCTTACAGCTATGCGAGACTTGGTGGGGATTTAGCTTTTGGTTTTACCCCAAAGAACAGACACAGCTATTTGCTTCAATTAGACCAAGCGGTTTTTAATCGTGCGGTCTTTGAAGGACTAAGGCTTGCAAAAGACCAAAGAGAACTTCAAGAGCTCATATACGAGGATGTGAAAAGAGAGGTGGAGTTTCAAACCAAACAGTTCTTCTATTCTCTTCTCTATAAGAAGGAGGTTATAAAACTCTTGGAGGAAAACCTCAGATTCTGGGAGGAAAACTACAGACAGACAGAAGGCAAGTTTCAGGCAGGCATAGTGCCAAAGGTGGAGCTTGTGAGAGCAAAGGCTCAGCTTGAAAACGCCAAAGCTCAGTTAGAGAACGCAATAGCGGACTACAAGAAAAGCCTTGAGGACTTTAAAGCCTTTCTTAGATACGAAGGAGAGCTTGAAATTCAAGGAGAACTCCAAAGGGGAGAGCTAAGGCAAGAAGACCTAAAAGTATCCCTCGAAAACAATAGCACCCTAAGGGTTGCAAGAAAGAACCTTGAGGTCTTCCAAAGGGTGGTTGAAGTCCAAAGGTCTCAGTATTATCCTACCCTTGACCTCTTTGCTACCTATCAGGGTAATACCGCAAGGATTGGTGGCAGGGACACCATGGTGGAAGGATATACATTCGGTGTAAGGCTAAACTACAATATCTTTGATGGCTTTGCCCGTGAGGCAAGCATAGCACAGGCAAGGATTGACCTTTTAAGGCAGATGGAAAACCTAAAAGACACAGAGGAAAAGCTAAAGGCGGAGCTAAACAAAACCCTGTTAGACATAAGAGCTCTGGATGCTCAAATAAAGGCTACAGAGTTAGCCCTTGAATCTGCCAAGGAAAGTCTTAGACTCTCCAAGGAGAGATACCGCTTTGGTGTTGGAACTCAGCTTGAGGTCCTTGATGCGGTAAGCAACTATAACAACACTTTGCAAAACTACTACTTTTTGCTCTATCTGTATAACACTGCCTTAGCAAGGCTTGAAAGGCTTATAAGATGA
- a CDS encoding TetR/AcrR family transcriptional regulator encodes MSAKDRIIQSAKELFSQKGYNHTTVDDIVRHAGLSKGAFYFYFKSKDQLMEELVNTMAERTKSIMKRWLEKDVSAEECIRGHIRDFLIECYEDRHIAYVFFFELICNREDFRRLYRKHLQEIRELLTKMVERGYQRGEFLCGNTKALVNLIAGYVRLIYMEELLLNNASLEDLLREVDEGLGLIFRGLKCGR; translated from the coding sequence ATGAGTGCAAAGGATAGGATAATCCAGTCCGCTAAGGAGCTTTTTTCTCAAAAGGGCTATAACCATACCACCGTGGATGACATAGTAAGGCATGCGGGTCTTTCAAAGGGTGCTTTTTACTTCTACTTTAAGAGCAAAGACCAGCTTATGGAAGAGCTTGTAAACACGATGGCGGAAAGAACAAAGAGTATTATGAAAAGGTGGTTAGAAAAAGATGTCTCCGCAGAAGAGTGCATTAGGGGGCATATAAGGGACTTTCTTATAGAGTGCTACGAGGACAGGCATATAGCTTATGTCTTTTTCTTTGAGCTCATATGCAACAGGGAAGACTTTAGAAGACTTTACCGCAAACACCTACAAGAGATAAGAGAACTGCTTACAAAGATGGTGGAAAGGGGATACCAGAGGGGTGAGTTTCTATGTGGAAACACAAAAGCCCTTGTTAACTTGATAGCGGGCTATGTAAGACTTATATACATGGAGGAGCTCCTTCTAAACAACGCATCTTTGGAAGACCTACTGAGAGAGGTAGATGAGGGTCTTGGACTTATATTCAGGGGGTTAAAATGCGGGCGATAG
- a CDS encoding TolC family protein, which produces MRAIGILLAFCGLSFSLGLEELISSAIERNPRVSSKGYVVESAKLRLKSSQQLYYPEFFAGYRYSIQSERQSISIPSFGGLPPFEVRSSKRSYQNFQLGVRQVLYDGGFRSSSLDISKAQLRISEEDYRETVLEVKLEVIKAYLSVLSALELLEVVKKQKEAVEADLRQREAFFREGLIAITDVLQARVRLAEVQRDLREAEGNYRIALANLSRLTGIEEERLKALEPLNIKPELPSLEELIKTAIEKRPAIRALREKISFTQAQRRMESSKLYPKVFLEAVYNYSDQNPTVSPKGFFVLSAGVNLSFQSLSAYYSTLAFMQEEKSAKEDLRDLQQAIALRVKSAYENFLTAQDNLRVAEESVKFAEEFYRLSLEQYRNQIISGTDLLQAEASRTQALKSKVIAYYKLLEAYFELLREVGEL; this is translated from the coding sequence ATGCGGGCGATAGGCATTCTTTTGGCTTTTTGTGGACTTTCCTTCTCTCTTGGACTTGAGGAGTTAATAAGCTCCGCAATTGAAAGGAATCCAAGGGTTTCCTCAAAGGGCTACGTGGTGGAGTCCGCTAAGCTAAGGCTAAAGTCAAGTCAGCAACTTTATTATCCTGAGTTTTTTGCGGGATACCGATACTCAATTCAGTCAGAAAGACAGTCTATAAGTATACCATCTTTTGGAGGCTTGCCACCCTTTGAGGTAAGAAGCTCAAAAAGGAGCTACCAAAACTTCCAGCTTGGAGTAAGGCAGGTGCTATACGATGGAGGCTTTAGGTCTTCAAGTCTTGATATATCAAAGGCTCAGTTGAGGATATCTGAGGAGGACTATAGGGAGACGGTGCTTGAGGTAAAACTTGAGGTTATAAAGGCTTACCTTTCTGTGCTTTCCGCTTTGGAGCTTCTTGAGGTGGTAAAAAAGCAAAAGGAGGCGGTGGAGGCGGACCTAAGGCAAAGGGAAGCCTTCTTTAGAGAAGGTCTAATTGCCATAACGGATGTGCTACAGGCAAGAGTGAGGCTTGCGGAGGTCCAAAGAGACCTAAGAGAAGCGGAAGGAAACTACAGAATAGCCCTTGCCAACCTTTCAAGGCTCACAGGTATTGAGGAGGAAAGGCTAAAAGCCTTAGAACCCCTAAATATAAAGCCAGAGCTTCCAAGTCTTGAGGAGCTTATAAAGACCGCCATAGAAAAAAGACCAGCCATAAGGGCACTCAGAGAAAAAATCTCCTTTACACAAGCTCAAAGAAGAATGGAAAGCTCAAAGCTCTATCCAAAGGTCTTTCTGGAAGCAGTTTACAACTACTCAGACCAAAACCCTACAGTTTCTCCAAAGGGCTTTTTTGTCCTAAGTGCAGGGGTTAACCTAAGTTTTCAGTCCCTTAGTGCCTACTATAGCACTTTGGCTTTTATGCAGGAAGAAAAGTCCGCAAAGGAAGACCTAAGAGACCTACAGCAGGCAATAGCACTAAGGGTGAAGTCCGCCTATGAGAACTTTTTGACCGCACAAGACAATCTTAGGGTCGCAGAGGAGTCTGTAAAGTTTGCAGAGGAGTTTTATAGGCTTTCCCTTGAGCAGTATAGAAACCAGATAATAAGCGGGACAGACCTACTGCAGGCGGAGGCAAGTAGAACCCAAGCCTTGAAGTCTAAGGTTATAGCCTACTACAAATTACTTGAAGCTTACTTTGAACTTCTAAGAGAGGTAGGCGAGCTGTGA
- a CDS encoding HlyD family efflux transporter periplasmic adaptor subunit: MRKVGIGVILFLLVLFGFLSYRWIKHRIEYAITDAVFVRADTMSNVSFEVSGRVVEVYKDMGDRVKKGELLARLEPEDYRLHLESLQMRLNSLLAQKEALELQLKRSKAQIDLGVSMVGDTLRELKAKEDALIRQVQELEVQIQQIERDRQRAENLFKEGLIPKQRFEQIDTTYKSLQLRKKALEDSLRELRAVYSRTQREYEKTELERIRAKELSKQIEALEKDIGALETQIQQAKLNLERTELRSPIDGIVAKRFISVGDMVRVGQPAFSLIDPESFYVEALLEETKLRGVKPGAKAYIRLDAYRNVVFEGVVEEISPASAATFALVPRDVSAGEFTKVVQRIPVKIRITKGDKSLLRVGMGGKVEIRRE; the protein is encoded by the coding sequence GTGAGAAAGGTAGGAATAGGGGTAATTCTTTTTCTTTTGGTGCTTTTTGGCTTTTTGTCCTATAGATGGATAAAGCACAGAATAGAATATGCCATAACGGATGCGGTTTTTGTAAGGGCGGACACCATGAGCAACGTGTCCTTTGAGGTTAGTGGTAGAGTGGTGGAGGTCTACAAGGATATGGGAGACAGGGTAAAAAAGGGAGAGCTTTTGGCGAGGCTTGAACCAGAGGACTATAGGCTACACTTAGAGAGCTTACAGATGAGGCTAAACTCTCTCTTGGCACAAAAGGAAGCCCTTGAACTTCAGCTAAAAAGGTCAAAGGCTCAGATTGACTTAGGGGTCAGTATGGTAGGAGATACCCTAAGGGAGCTAAAAGCCAAAGAGGACGCACTAATAAGACAAGTGCAAGAGCTTGAAGTCCAAATACAACAAATAGAAAGAGACAGACAAAGAGCGGAAAACCTCTTTAAAGAGGGTCTTATTCCAAAGCAGAGGTTTGAACAGATAGACACCACCTATAAAAGCCTTCAACTTAGGAAAAAGGCTTTGGAAGACAGTTTAAGGGAGCTAAGAGCGGTATACTCAAGAACTCAAAGGGAATACGAAAAAACTGAGCTTGAAAGAATAAGAGCAAAGGAGCTTAGCAAACAGATTGAGGCACTGGAGAAGGATATAGGAGCTTTAGAAACCCAAATACAACAGGCTAAGTTAAACCTTGAAAGAACAGAGCTACGCTCACCCATAGATGGCATAGTTGCCAAGAGGTTTATAAGCGTGGGAGACATGGTAAGGGTTGGTCAGCCAGCCTTTAGTCTAATAGACCCAGAGAGCTTTTATGTGGAAGCCCTCCTTGAGGAGACAAAGCTAAGGGGTGTAAAGCCTGGGGCAAAGGCATACATAAGACTTGATGCCTACAGGAACGTAGTCTTTGAAGGCGTAGTGGAAGAGATAAGCCCAGCCTCTGCGGCAACCTTTGCCCTCGTGCCAAGGGATGTGTCCGCAGGAGAGTTTACCAAAGTAGTCCAGCGAATACCGGTGAAGATAAGGATAACCAAAGGGGACAAGAGCCTTCTTAGAGTTGGCATGGGCGGAAAGGTGGAGATAAGGAGAGAATGA
- a CDS encoding DHA2 family efflux MFS transporter permease subunit — protein MKEERPFHESLTPIERGILTFSLMIGVFMAILDTTIVDIVVPKMMAPLSTDLYGVQWVITAYMTASASAILLVEWLEGLVGLKRVFMLGLFLFTTASFFCGQAQSLEWMIASRIVQGFGEALIVVSAEALLFSAYAPERRGLAMGIYGLGVSFAPALGPTLGGWITEHIDWRWIFYINLPIGILNFTLALFFLKDHKPAHKLRLNFLSYLFISLATVSFLIVLSRGQKEGWFASDFILYLSLLSLFSFLLFLLSEMLSKNKLIDPSIFKIKEFVVAFWVYCFVLGFSMYQVFYLIPLYFEKLKGYTTFQTGLVILPMALTIGFLSPVAGILSDKKSPRLALYIATALYLSVAFLLLPRLNYFTPKETAILYLVAMGAGMGFFFAPVTQMALKKLGDKTTLGVSLMHYVRFVGGSFGTAFATNDLQRFATENFQRSTEIQNTYWLSLKIQEASQWLSEFAYQSEEKAKAMIYQLQNLYALSDAFGSTLFFAALWALLGSLPVFYLLWEDVRDFGLKFFARRRQAYKA, from the coding sequence ATGAAGGAAGAAAGACCCTTTCACGAAAGTCTTACACCCATAGAGAGGGGTATTCTCACCTTTTCTCTGATGATAGGCGTCTTTATGGCGATTTTGGATACCACCATAGTGGACATAGTGGTGCCCAAGATGATGGCACCCCTTAGCACAGACCTTTATGGTGTCCAGTGGGTAATAACCGCCTACATGACCGCTTCCGCAAGTGCCATACTGTTGGTGGAGTGGCTTGAGGGTCTTGTGGGTCTAAAGAGGGTCTTTATGCTCGGGCTTTTTCTTTTTACCACCGCCTCCTTTTTCTGTGGTCAAGCTCAATCCCTTGAATGGATGATAGCTTCAAGGATAGTTCAAGGCTTTGGCGAAGCCTTAATTGTGGTTAGTGCAGAGGCACTTCTTTTCTCCGCCTACGCTCCAGAAAGGCGTGGTCTTGCCATGGGTATATACGGGCTTGGTGTGAGCTTTGCTCCTGCCCTTGGTCCCACACTGGGTGGTTGGATAACAGAGCACATAGACTGGAGATGGATTTTCTACATAAACCTACCCATAGGTATCCTTAACTTCACCCTTGCCCTCTTTTTCCTAAAAGACCACAAGCCTGCTCACAAGCTAAGGCTCAACTTCCTATCTTACCTTTTCATTTCTCTTGCCACCGTGAGCTTTCTTATAGTCCTCTCAAGGGGTCAAAAGGAGGGTTGGTTTGCCAGCGACTTTATACTTTATCTTTCTTTGCTTTCCCTTTTCTCCTTTCTCCTTTTCCTGCTTTCTGAAATGCTCTCTAAAAACAAGCTCATAGACCCCTCTATTTTCAAGATTAAGGAGTTTGTGGTAGCCTTTTGGGTCTATTGCTTTGTGCTTGGCTTTTCCATGTATCAGGTCTTTTACCTTATACCTCTCTACTTTGAAAAGCTCAAGGGTTATACCACCTTTCAGACAGGTCTTGTTATACTGCCTATGGCTCTTACTATAGGCTTTCTTTCTCCAGTTGCTGGCATACTCTCTGACAAAAAATCTCCACGGCTTGCTCTATACATCGCAACCGCTTTGTATCTCTCTGTTGCCTTTTTGCTACTGCCAAGGCTCAATTACTTCACCCCAAAGGAAACTGCCATTCTTTACCTTGTAGCAATGGGTGCGGGTATGGGCTTTTTCTTTGCACCAGTTACCCAGATGGCTCTAAAAAAGTTAGGGGACAAGACCACTCTTGGAGTAAGTCTTATGCACTATGTGAGGTTTGTGGGAGGCTCTTTTGGAACAGCCTTTGCCACCAATGACCTTCAAAGGTTTGCGACAGAAAACTTCCAAAGAAGCACAGAGATACAAAATACTTATTGGTTAAGCCTAAAAATACAAGAAGCCAGCCAGTGGTTATCTGAGTTCGCCTACCAGTCAGAGGAAAAGGCAAAGGCTATGATATACCAGCTTCAAAACCTCTATGCCCTTTCTGATGCCTTTGGCTCTACACTTTTCTTTGCAGCCCTTTGGGCTCTTCTTGGCAGTCTGCCAGTTTTTTATCTTCTTTGGGAGGATGTAAGAGATTTTGGATTAAAGTTTTTTGCAAGAAGGAGGCAGGCGTATAAAGCTTAG
- a CDS encoding RtcB family protein: MGLKESLVNVSPFVYMLPKGTIQGQKVPVYFYLSEKLFELLEEDAIRQAGNAATLPGVEKAIYVMPDVHVGYGFPVGGVMATNIEEGIISPGSIGYDINCGVRFIATNLTADMVQPVRKELMQEILKNVPAGVGSTGKLKLSKAELSEIAIKGARWAIERGFGFEEDLQHIESNGALPGADPSKVSDLAFKRGAEELGTVGSGNHFVEVQYVDEIYDEEVAQRLELSLGQVTIMVHSGSRGFGHQVCVDYLKVAREALKKYKIDIPDMQLACMPFSSPEGQDYFKAMNSAANYAFANRQILGYLTADTIRRFFGLSWEKFGYRLIYDLAHNIGKVEEHKVNGKRKKLLVHRKGATRAFPPYNPDIPPAYRDIGQPVLLPGDVGRYSFLLVGQERSMNMSFGSACHGAGRLMSRTKAKEFVRKEGLEKVLSGLVVVARGKGTVAEEIPQAYKDISEVAYVVHSLGIAKLVARFKPLGTLKG; the protein is encoded by the coding sequence ATGGGCTTAAAGGAAAGTTTGGTTAATGTATCGCCCTTTGTGTATATGCTTCCAAAAGGTACAATACAGGGTCAAAAAGTCCCAGTTTACTTTTATCTTAGCGAGAAGCTTTTTGAACTCTTAGAGGAGGATGCTATAAGACAGGCAGGTAATGCCGCAACCTTACCAGGGGTAGAAAAGGCTATTTACGTGATGCCAGACGTGCATGTGGGTTATGGATTTCCCGTAGGTGGCGTAATGGCAACAAACATTGAAGAAGGCATAATAAGTCCAGGGTCCATAGGATACGACATAAACTGTGGAGTAAGATTTATAGCCACAAATCTCACTGCGGATATGGTCCAGCCTGTAAGAAAAGAGCTTATGCAGGAGATACTTAAAAATGTTCCTGCAGGTGTAGGCTCCACAGGAAAGCTTAAACTTTCAAAGGCTGAACTTTCCGAGATTGCTATAAAGGGTGCTCGCTGGGCTATAGAGAGAGGCTTTGGTTTTGAAGAAGACCTGCAGCATATAGAAAGTAATGGTGCACTTCCTGGCGCTGACCCATCAAAGGTTTCAGACTTGGCTTTTAAAAGAGGAGCAGAAGAGCTTGGGACTGTGGGTTCTGGAAATCACTTTGTGGAAGTGCAATATGTGGATGAGATATATGACGAAGAGGTAGCACAGAGGCTGGAGCTAAGCCTTGGACAGGTTACCATAATGGTGCATTCAGGTTCAAGAGGCTTTGGACATCAGGTGTGCGTAGATTACCTAAAAGTTGCAAGGGAAGCCCTCAAGAAATATAAAATAGATATACCAGACATGCAACTTGCCTGCATGCCTTTTTCCTCTCCAGAGGGACAGGACTATTTTAAGGCTATGAACTCTGCGGCAAACTATGCCTTTGCCAACAGACAGATACTGGGATATCTTACCGCAGATACTATTAGGAGGTTTTTTGGTCTCTCTTGGGAGAAGTTTGGCTATAGGCTTATTTACGACCTTGCCCACAATATAGGTAAGGTGGAAGAGCACAAGGTGAATGGCAAGAGGAAAAAGCTACTCGTCCACCGCAAAGGTGCCACAAGAGCATTCCCCCCTTATAATCCCGATATCCCTCCCGCCTATAGAGATATAGGACAACCTGTGCTTCTTCCTGGAGATGTGGGAAGGTATTCCTTCCTGCTTGTAGGTCAAGAGAGGAGCATGAATATGAGCTTTGGAAGTGCCTGTCATGGAGCTGGAAGGCTTATGTCAAGGACCAAGGCAAAAGAGTTCGTAAGGAAAGAGGGTCTTGAAAAGGTGCTAAGCGGTCTTGTGGTGGTAGCAAGGGGCAAGGGAACTGTGGCGGAAGAAATTCCACAGGCTTACAAGGATATCTCAGAAGTTGCCTATGTGGTTCATTCCTTAGGTATAGCCAAGCTGGTAGCAAGGTTTAAACCATTAGGAACTTTGAAAGGTTAA
- a CDS encoding S1 RNA-binding domain-containing protein gives MGEFEKLLEESLELKEIKRGEVIKGRVVKVDERNLYVDIGYKVEGIIPKEELPDAKVGDELKAVVVRFTKNDYPLLSYKKYLENKLMGFLKACYEKGKFITGTVVERREDGYTVDISGLKAFLPAKEALKNLKEGKKIVVKIVEFKKEDEGLRVILSQKDYIKVQEEKKRARLLSKIKVGDVVEGRVIKIDPNKGITLLVGNVLRAFLPLEELSWGRDRNPYNYAEIDERLRVKVKRIPKDGQFIFVSLKETKENPWRKAEQSIQKGQVVNGRVVEIRENGLILEVMEGVEGFVPKEEISYDGTTPKKGDRVSAQVLDFDPKRHKLVLSIKRTLPKPWEEFLKEHPVGSRVVGTVEKIEGAKAIVSLAKGVQGIIHRADLAWIRPGRVEEVLQVGQSLEFAVLGLDGRFVKLGLKQLTENPWETVLKNYKVGDKVKLKVKSVRPFGAFLQFPEGVEGLLPLSEIPKGVKLQEGQEVEARIIELSQDKITFSMKEKEEEKKEDIITTSDMGFTLGDILKKKMKI, from the coding sequence ATGGGTGAGTTTGAGAAGTTGCTTGAAGAAAGTCTTGAGCTGAAGGAAATAAAAAGAGGGGAGGTGATAAAGGGAAGGGTGGTAAAGGTAGATGAAAGGAATCTCTATGTGGATATAGGCTACAAGGTAGAGGGTATAATACCTAAGGAAGAGCTACCAGACGCAAAGGTAGGCGATGAATTAAAAGCCGTAGTCGTTAGATTTACCAAGAATGACTATCCTCTCTTGTCTTACAAGAAATATCTTGAAAACAAGCTAATGGGCTTTTTAAAAGCCTGCTATGAAAAGGGCAAATTCATAACAGGAACTGTGGTGGAAAGAAGAGAGGATGGCTATACGGTAGATATAAGTGGTTTAAAGGCTTTCCTTCCTGCCAAGGAAGCCCTTAAAAATCTCAAAGAAGGCAAAAAAATAGTGGTAAAGATAGTGGAATTCAAAAAGGAGGATGAGGGTCTTAGGGTGATTCTTTCTCAAAAGGATTACATAAAGGTTCAAGAGGAAAAGAAGAGGGCAAGGCTTCTTTCTAAGATAAAAGTGGGAGATGTGGTGGAGGGCAGGGTGATAAAGATAGACCCAAACAAGGGTATAACCCTGCTGGTGGGGAACGTGCTAAGGGCTTTCCTGCCTCTTGAGGAGCTAAGCTGGGGTAGGGACAGAAATCCATATAACTACGCAGAGATAGACGAAAGGTTAAGGGTAAAAGTCAAGAGAATACCAAAGGACGGGCAGTTTATATTCGTAAGTTTGAAAGAAACAAAGGAAAACCCATGGCGTAAGGCGGAACAGAGCATACAGAAAGGTCAAGTGGTAAACGGAAGGGTGGTAGAGATAAGGGAAAATGGACTTATCCTTGAGGTTATGGAGGGTGTAGAGGGCTTTGTGCCAAAGGAAGAGATTTCTTACGATGGAACTACACCCAAGAAGGGTGATAGAGTATCCGCTCAAGTGCTTGACTTTGACCCCAAGAGGCATAAGTTAGTCCTTAGCATAAAGAGAACTCTTCCAAAACCTTGGGAGGAATTTCTTAAGGAGCATCCAGTTGGCAGTAGAGTTGTGGGAACTGTGGAAAAGATAGAGGGAGCAAAGGCTATAGTTAGTCTTGCAAAGGGCGTGCAGGGTATTATCCATAGAGCTGACCTTGCGTGGATAAGACCTGGAAGGGTGGAGGAGGTGCTACAGGTAGGTCAATCTCTTGAGTTTGCGGTGCTTGGGCTTGATGGAAGGTTTGTAAAGCTCGGTCTTAAACAACTTACAGAAAATCCTTGGGAGACGGTTCTTAAAAACTACAAGGTTGGAGACAAGGTAAAGCTCAAGGTAAAGAGCGTACGTCCTTTTGGTGCCTTTTTGCAGTTTCCAGAAGGTGTAGAGGGTCTTTTGCCCTTATCGGAGATACCAAAGGGTGTAAAACTTCAAGAAGGTCAAGAGGTAGAAGCAAGAATAATAGAGCTCTCGCAAGATAAGATAACCTTTAGCATGAAGGAGAAAGAAGAGGAGAAGAAGGAAGATATAATAACCACCTCAGACATGGGCTTTACACTGGGTGATATACTCAAGAAAAAGATGAAAATATGA
- a CDS encoding HU family DNA-binding protein: protein MKKKTLVERLHEEYSHVYSKKKVYKMVNFLLERMREGIASEDGLKVSGFGSFKRKGKRVLFRPSKKLISRLKLEAKRLKM, encoded by the coding sequence ATGAAAAAGAAAACCCTTGTTGAGAGGCTACACGAAGAGTATTCTCATGTTTACTCAAAGAAAAAGGTCTATAAGATGGTAAACTTTCTCTTAGAGAGGATGAGGGAAGGTATAGCCTCCGAGGACGGTCTAAAGGTTTCAGGTTTTGGCAGTTTTAAAAGAAAGGGTAAGCGAGTCCTGTTTAGACCGAGCAAAAAGCTCATAAGCAGGTTGAAATTAGAAGCTAAAAGGCTTAAAATGTAA
- a CDS encoding helix-turn-helix domain-containing protein: protein MVVIAQPVEKDLEALVLRVFLKSIDVLGGLSKLAEYKTLTWLPSLARAVYCVVLREEYFKTDREIAEKVGLTVQTVRNILRAEPSTALEKLKRIEELLEEEKKELKVHTAGGIAKLAYKLVKEGQEEPQVFLQYCERVAYALDIPWAYMVLKRLKGTDFPIQSAEAISDRLEGVYIKGRTAKEVLQELEYPIKNPAELLHRIKENLKMHGLE, encoded by the coding sequence ATGGTTGTGATAGCCCAGCCTGTAGAAAAGGACCTGGAAGCATTGGTTCTAAGGGTGTTCCTCAAGTCTATTGATGTGTTGGGGGGTCTTTCAAAGCTGGCGGAATACAAAACCCTCACATGGCTTCCCTCTCTTGCCAGAGCAGTTTATTGTGTGGTCCTAAGGGAAGAGTATTTCAAAACGGACAGAGAAATAGCGGAGAAGGTGGGTCTTACCGTCCAAACAGTGAGAAACATCTTAAGGGCTGAGCCTTCTACCGCTCTTGAAAAGCTCAAAAGAATAGAGGAGCTTCTTGAAGAAGAGAAGAAGGAACTAAAAGTCCATACCGCTGGTGGCATTGCCAAACTTGCCTACAAACTGGTGAAAGAAGGGCAAGAAGAGCCTCAGGTATTCCTCCAATACTGTGAGAGGGTGGCTTACGCCCTTGACATCCCATGGGCTTATATGGTGCTCAAAAGGCTCAAGGGGACGGACTTTCCTATCCAGTCCGCAGAGGCTATATCCGACAGGCTTGAGGGTGTTTACATAAAGGGTAGAACCGCAAAGGAAGTGCTTCAGGAGTTGGAATATCCCATAAAGAACCCAGCGGAGCTTCTCCATAGGATAAAGGAAAACCTCAAGATGCACGGGTTAGAGTAA
- a CDS encoding AI-2E family transporter: MREKVFLYFLLALTVFFAFFAFTMLLPFLKPILWAIIFSLVLYPLHMKLSKRIGNTISALLLTLLVLLLVVVPFSLVLTLAIRQSIELLHFAVGFTQNSSYVDLIRAVLDNPLFKKILTDQEISSFLAYVESEEFRNILISGLRDLLQRGLNIVASIVPAVGSFIFKTFVFLLTLFFILRDGPKFVKFVERFLPMHREDIEQVFITVYKTVLATVYGSIGVGIAQSTVGFIGYKLVGLDYAILLAIATFISSFVPPFGAGFVWFPVALYTFAVKGLYAGAFMFLYGMFVISTIDNFVRPLIMKMGVNMPYIVLFFSIVGGLLTFGFVGIFLGPIIFTTLFTLALIYEKRILKE, translated from the coding sequence GTGAGGGAAAAGGTCTTTCTCTATTTTCTTCTTGCTCTGACGGTCTTTTTTGCTTTCTTTGCCTTCACCATGCTTCTACCCTTTTTAAAACCCATCCTGTGGGCTATCATCTTTTCCCTTGTCCTCTACCCCCTACATATGAAACTCTCAAAGAGAATAGGAAACACCATATCCGCTCTCTTGTTGACACTTTTGGTGCTTCTGCTGGTGGTAGTTCCCTTTAGCTTGGTGCTTACCTTAGCCATAAGACAGTCCATAGAGCTACTACATTTTGCAGTGGGTTTTACCCAAAACAGTTCTTATGTGGATTTAATAAGGGCTGTGCTTGATAATCCCCTTTTCAAAAAAATCCTTACAGACCAAGAAATAAGTAGCTTTCTTGCGTATGTGGAGTCTGAGGAGTTTAGGAACATTCTTATAAGTGGTCTTAGAGACCTTCTTCAAAGAGGGCTAAACATAGTAGCTTCCATAGTCCCCGCAGTAGGTAGCTTTATTTTCAAAACTTTTGTCTTCTTGCTTACGCTCTTTTTCATACTTAGAGATGGTCCAAAGTTTGTCAAGTTCGTGGAGCGTTTTCTCCCCATGCATAGAGAGGACATAGAGCAAGTCTTCATTACCGTATACAAAACAGTCCTTGCCACCGTTTATGGGTCCATTGGCGTGGGTATAGCCCAGAGCACCGTAGGCTTTATAGGATACAAGCTGGTAGGCTTAGACTACGCAATCCTTCTTGCTATAGCAACCTTCATAAGCTCCTTTGTGCCACCCTTTGGTGCAGGCTTTGTATGGTTTCCAGTGGCACTATACACCTTTGCAGTGAAAGGCTTATACGCAGGTGCCTTTATGTTCCTTTATGGCATGTTTGTTATATCCACCATAGACAACTTTGTAAGACCCCTCATAATGAAAATGGGTGTAAATATGCCCTACATAGTGCTATTCTTTTCCATAGTGGGTGGTTTACTGACCTTCGGCTTTGTGGGCATATTCCTTGGACCTATAATATTTACCACACTGTTTACCCTCGCACTCATATACGAAAAGAGAATACTAAAAGAATAG